A window from Montipora capricornis isolate CH-2021 chromosome 7, ASM3666992v2, whole genome shotgun sequence encodes these proteins:
- the LOC138057128 gene encoding uncharacterized protein isoform X2: MTDPLVLRQHDVKGHYNNVADNYDDYFMEIHDAQLQSVVEKLDLQPHHVMVDVGSGTCRFAEEVFKFAQLQNPILCVEPFAEMLAKAKGRKGVLPVLRDGEEFFNDASLCGWFDRVLFIQSYHHLQEPLSVLKNIERSLRSGGICSIWNLTSHSGFEMFSRVTQAKRYSSSRHDETYRLLEKANFEVEKLEVHLTYALTKSKLYSMLRGRFISNLYELTDQEIEDGIEILEQNGLKSLQQDDIYENKATYLVIQGKKVNNANNNTPTQNGSL; the protein is encoded by the exons ATGACTGATCCTTTAGTCTTAAGACAGCACGACGTAAAAG GTCACTATAATAACGTTGCTGACAATTACGATGACTACTTCATGGAAATTCATGACGCTCAGCTTCAAAGTGTGGTAGAGAAGTTAGACCTCCAGCCACATCACGTGATGGTCGATGTTGGAAGCGGGACATGTCGTTTCGCAGAGGAGGTGTTCAAATTCGCGCAGTTACAGAATCCGATATTGTGTGTGGAGCCATTCGCAGAAATGCTGGCGAAAGCGAAGGGGAGAAAAGGTGTCCTACCTGTGTTAAGAGACGGGGAAGAGTTTTTCAACGACGCCTCACTTTGTGGCTGGTTTGACCGCGTTTTGTTTATTCAATCCTACCACCATCTTCAAGAGCCACTGTCTGTTTTAAAGAACATTGAGCGATCTCTCCGCTCAGGTGGCATCTGTTCAATTTGGAACCTTACAAGTCATTCGGGTTTCGAGATGTTCTCTCGTGTAACGCAAGCAAAACGCTACTCGTCCTCTAGACACGACGAAACTTACAGGCTTTTGGAAAAGGCTAACTTCGAGGTGGAGAAGTTAGAGGTGCATTTGACATACGCCTTGACCAAATCCAAGCTGTACAGCATGCTGCGAGGCCGTTTTATATCAAACCTCTACGAACTAACAGACCAGGAGATCGAAGATGGTATTGAGATACTTGAGCAAAATGGCTTAAAGTCCCTTCAACAAGATGATATATACGAAAATAAAGCGACTTACCTTGTCATCCAGGGTAAAAAAGTGAACAATGCCAATAATAACACTCCTACTCAAAATGGGTCTCTGTAG
- the LOC138057128 gene encoding uncharacterized protein isoform X1, whose protein sequence is MVSSWISKKISQNLWPVCWQFHKIVRKEPLRVEQPTLKLNQFWSDKYSQSYSNKKFQVPYNVWKAMTDPLVLRQHDVKGHYNNVADNYDDYFMEIHDAQLQSVVEKLDLQPHHVMVDVGSGTCRFAEEVFKFAQLQNPILCVEPFAEMLAKAKGRKGVLPVLRDGEEFFNDASLCGWFDRVLFIQSYHHLQEPLSVLKNIERSLRSGGICSIWNLTSHSGFEMFSRVTQAKRYSSSRHDETYRLLEKANFEVEKLEVHLTYALTKSKLYSMLRGRFISNLYELTDQEIEDGIEILEQNGLKSLQQDDIYENKATYLVIQGKKVNNANNNTPTQNGSL, encoded by the exons atggtGTCTTCGTGGATTAGTAAGAAAATCAGCCAAAATCTATGGCCAGTTTgttggcaatttcataaaattgtacggaAGGAGCCATTACGAGTCGAACAGCCCACACTCAAGTTAAATCAATTTTGGAGTGATAAGTATTCTCAAAgctattcaaataaaaaatttcaG GTCCCTTATAACGTTTGGAAAGCCATGACTGATCCTTTAGTCTTAAGACAGCACGACGTAAAAG GTCACTATAATAACGTTGCTGACAATTACGATGACTACTTCATGGAAATTCATGACGCTCAGCTTCAAAGTGTGGTAGAGAAGTTAGACCTCCAGCCACATCACGTGATGGTCGATGTTGGAAGCGGGACATGTCGTTTCGCAGAGGAGGTGTTCAAATTCGCGCAGTTACAGAATCCGATATTGTGTGTGGAGCCATTCGCAGAAATGCTGGCGAAAGCGAAGGGGAGAAAAGGTGTCCTACCTGTGTTAAGAGACGGGGAAGAGTTTTTCAACGACGCCTCACTTTGTGGCTGGTTTGACCGCGTTTTGTTTATTCAATCCTACCACCATCTTCAAGAGCCACTGTCTGTTTTAAAGAACATTGAGCGATCTCTCCGCTCAGGTGGCATCTGTTCAATTTGGAACCTTACAAGTCATTCGGGTTTCGAGATGTTCTCTCGTGTAACGCAAGCAAAACGCTACTCGTCCTCTAGACACGACGAAACTTACAGGCTTTTGGAAAAGGCTAACTTCGAGGTGGAGAAGTTAGAGGTGCATTTGACATACGCCTTGACCAAATCCAAGCTGTACAGCATGCTGCGAGGCCGTTTTATATCAAACCTCTACGAACTAACAGACCAGGAGATCGAAGATGGTATTGAGATACTTGAGCAAAATGGCTTAAAGTCCCTTCAACAAGATGATATATACGAAAATAAAGCGACTTACCTTGTCATCCAGGGTAAAAAAGTGAACAATGCCAATAATAACACTCCTACTCAAAATGGGTCTCTGTAG